In the genome of Ptychodera flava strain L36383 chromosome 13, AS_Pfla_20210202, whole genome shotgun sequence, one region contains:
- the LOC139148687 gene encoding solute carrier family 28 member 3-like produces the protein MAAVPVVVNTGVNFLVFMAFLEFLNAFLTWAGGMVGYPELSFELICSWVFMPIAYLMGVEWNDCFIVAELIGIKIATSVLVSFDKLAVILENRQLGLEPSISPRSELIATYALCGFSHVAGIGMTMGLLVGLAPRRTKDINAVAVRAMIAGNAANFLTAAIAGILYEGDDFSGIGNSTTVNITGSW, from the exons ATGGCAGCTGTCCCTGTAGTTGTTAACACAGGTGTCAACTTTCTCGTCTTCATGGCGTTCTTAGAATTCCTAAATGCCTTCCTTACATGGGCTGGTGGAATGGTCGGTTATCCTGAACTAAGCTTTGAG CTCATCTGCTCTTGGGTGTTTATGCcgattgcatatttaatgggcGTTGAATGGAACGACTGTTTCATCGTTGCCGAACTGATTGGTATCAAGATTGCCACAAGTGTACTTGTATCGTTCGATAAGCTCGCAGTTATTTTGGAAAATCGTCAGCTTGGATTGGAGCCATCGATTTCA CCTCGTTCTGAGCTGATCGCGACATACGCCCTCTGCGGATTTTCTCATGTCGCTGGCATTGGCATGACGATGGGGTTATTGGTTGGACTGGCACCTCGTCGAACGAAAGACATCAATGCTGTAGCCGTAAGAGCAATGATAGCCGGGAACGCTGCCAATTTTCTAACAGCCGCTATTGCCG GCATTCTGTATGAAGGTGATGACTTTTCAGGAATCGGGAACAGCACAACTGTCAACATAACTGGATCGTGGTAG